One window of Streptosporangiales bacterium genomic DNA carries:
- a CDS encoding GntR family transcriptional regulator: MVPSSPTGAITLSGKNAEPVRQQVLDALRDAILDLRFEPGHRLVERELMEQLSVSRATVREVLRDLASEGLVTIAPNRGAVVTAPTLAEASDIYEARGAIEGLLVKLFTERAVKSQMIKLEAAIEEFAEAAEESSDDPARLLRVKDEFIELIFTGAHSTVLQQLAESLRGRVRLLRIKAISMRDPTNSVAELREILVAIRAGEAEQAAQLYAKHVLGSRARAFAALDDSES, from the coding sequence CTGGTGCCGAGTTCGCCGACGGGGGCCATCACGCTGTCCGGCAAGAACGCCGAGCCCGTGCGACAGCAGGTGCTGGACGCGTTGCGCGACGCGATCCTCGACCTGCGCTTCGAGCCCGGACACCGGCTGGTGGAACGCGAGCTGATGGAGCAGCTGTCCGTCTCCCGGGCAACCGTCCGTGAGGTGTTGCGTGATCTTGCCTCGGAAGGGCTCGTCACCATCGCGCCCAACCGCGGTGCCGTAGTCACGGCGCCGACGCTCGCCGAGGCGAGCGACATCTACGAGGCGCGCGGCGCCATCGAGGGCCTGCTCGTGAAGCTGTTCACCGAGCGTGCCGTGAAGTCGCAGATGATCAAGCTGGAAGCGGCCATCGAGGAGTTCGCGGAGGCCGCTGAGGAGTCCAGCGACGACCCCGCGCGCCTGCTCCGGGTGAAGGACGAGTTCATCGAGCTGATCTTCACCGGCGCCCACAGCACTGTCCTACAACAGTTGGCCGAGAGTCTTCGCGGACGCGTCCGGTTGCTGCGGATAAAGGCCATCTCCATGCGCGACCCGACGAACAGCGTGGCCGAACTGCGGGAGATCCTGGTGGCCATCCGCGCCGGCGAAGCCGAGCAGGCCGCCCAGCTGTACGCGAAGCACGTACTGGGTTCCCGGGCCCGGGCCTTCGCCGCCCTCGATGACAGCGAGAGCTAG
- a CDS encoding xanthine dehydrogenase family protein subunit M, translated as MIPMSFDYERPETADGALQLLAEHGDDAKLLAGGHSLLPLMKFRLATPEVLIDVGRLTELSYVRVDGDAVAIGALTRHCELTDSGVLQTEAPLIAHAAGLVGDPQVRHRGTIGGSISHGDPASDLPTAVLATGAVLVVRGPNGTREIDAADFFVGFLETALEPDELLVEIRVPRAAGVGWAYEKFVRRSNDWAIVAAAAVDGRVALANMGGTPLRATATERALADGADTRAAADLAAEDTSPVADMHAGVEYRKHLARLLTRRALDRAAS; from the coding sequence ATGATCCCGATGTCGTTCGACTACGAGCGACCGGAGACGGCCGACGGCGCACTCCAGCTGCTCGCCGAGCACGGTGACGACGCGAAGCTGCTCGCCGGCGGGCACTCGCTGCTGCCGCTGATGAAGTTCCGGTTGGCGACGCCCGAGGTGCTCATCGACGTCGGCCGGCTCACCGAGCTCTCGTACGTACGCGTCGACGGCGACGCCGTCGCGATCGGTGCGCTGACCCGGCACTGCGAGCTGACCGACTCCGGCGTCCTGCAGACCGAAGCCCCGTTGATCGCGCACGCGGCCGGACTGGTCGGTGACCCGCAGGTGCGGCACCGCGGCACCATCGGTGGCTCCATCTCGCACGGCGACCCGGCGTCCGACCTGCCGACGGCGGTGTTGGCGACGGGCGCGGTGCTGGTCGTCCGCGGCCCCAACGGCACCAGGGAGATCGACGCGGCCGACTTCTTCGTCGGCTTCCTGGAGACAGCGCTCGAGCCGGACGAGCTGCTGGTGGAGATCCGCGTGCCGCGCGCAGCCGGCGTCGGGTGGGCGTACGAGAAGTTCGTCCGCCGCAGCAACGACTGGGCGATCGTAGCCGCCGCCGCAGTTGACGGCCGAGTCGCGCTGGCGAACATGGGCGGCACCCCGCTGCGCGCCACGGCAACAGAACGCGCCCTGGCCGACGGCGCGGACACCCGCGCGGCCGCAGACCTGGCCGCCGAGGACACGTCGCCCGTAGCCGACATGCACGCCGGGGTCGAGTACCGCAAGCACCTGGCCCGCCTCCTCACCCGCCGCGCCCTGGACCGCGCCGCCAGCTAG
- a CDS encoding CoA ester lyase: MTSGLAGPALLFCPADRPDRYDKALAVADTVFVDLEDAVSPGEKAAARETVREALRDDPDRFVVRVNGSDTQWSADDVAMLRAVGASRVLLPKVGSAADVRALSDLAVVALCETVAGIVNARAIAAAENCVGLFFGAEDLTADLGGQASRDSSGRYYPAMEYAKAEVLFAAAASGKLAIHPVYLKIDDQAGLRAECEEACAVGFAAKGCIHPSQVSVVKAAFAPTPEQVEWAKGLMAAVEEHGSGVFQYQGQMVDGPLYTQAKNILMRTGE; this comes from the coding sequence ATGACTAGCGGGCTCGCCGGGCCCGCACTGCTCTTCTGTCCGGCCGACAGGCCGGACAGGTACGACAAGGCGCTGGCCGTCGCGGACACGGTCTTCGTCGACCTCGAGGACGCGGTGTCGCCGGGCGAGAAGGCGGCCGCGCGGGAGACCGTGCGTGAGGCGCTGCGCGACGATCCGGACCGCTTCGTCGTACGTGTCAACGGCAGCGACACGCAGTGGTCCGCCGACGATGTGGCGATGCTGCGAGCCGTCGGTGCGTCCCGGGTGTTGTTGCCGAAGGTCGGCTCGGCAGCCGACGTGAGAGCGCTGTCGGACCTCGCCGTCGTCGCGTTGTGCGAGACGGTGGCGGGCATCGTCAACGCACGCGCGATCGCGGCGGCAGAGAACTGCGTTGGGTTGTTCTTCGGCGCCGAGGACCTCACCGCGGACCTCGGTGGGCAGGCGAGCCGCGACAGCTCAGGTCGCTACTACCCGGCGATGGAGTACGCCAAGGCCGAGGTGCTGTTCGCCGCGGCGGCGTCGGGGAAGCTGGCCATCCACCCGGTCTACCTGAAGATCGACGACCAGGCCGGTCTGCGCGCGGAGTGCGAAGAAGCGTGTGCCGTGGGGTTCGCGGCCAAGGGCTGCATCCACCCGAGCCAGGTGTCGGTGGTCAAGGCGGCGTTCGCGCCGACACCGGAACAGGTGGAGTGGGCGAAGGGCCTGATGGCCGCGGTGGAAGAGCACGGGTCCGGCGTCTTCCAGTACCAGGGACAGATGGTCGACGGCCCGCTCTACACGCAGGCGAAGAACATCCTGATGCGAACGGGAGAATGA
- a CDS encoding DNA-binding protein translates to MPKISRPANDALLRAGYTSLGQLAGVPAADLLQLHGLGPRGIRILQAALEERGLTLT, encoded by the coding sequence ATCCCGAAGATCAGCAGACCAGCGAACGACGCCCTGCTGCGCGCCGGGTACACCAGCCTCGGACAACTGGCCGGTGTCCCCGCCGCCGACCTGCTGCAACTACATGGCCTCGGCCCAAGGGGAATCCGCATCCTCCAAGCCGCCCTGGAGGAACGCGGCCTCACCCTGACCTGA
- a CDS encoding molybdopterin-dependent oxidoreductase has translation MAAGTSILGTRVLRTEDPSFLTRGAVYTDDIVDDRLTGAVYVTFVRSPVAHGRIVSIDKTAALAAEGVVDVVTAEDLEGVGLLPPPPGSAQGKQMRRSILAADVVRFVGEPVAAVVTQERYQGEDAAELVGVDIEPLPAVVDPREAAKDEVLLFPDAGTNTTYTSDRESDPTMFDDCEVVVTQEVINQRVAAVPLEVRAMAAAAGADGRLVVWAPSQGAQGFKSTIVRVLKQDEDQVHVVTPEVGGGFGAKIFPDAEHLLVPWLAKRLDRPVRWVETRSENLLAMPQGRGQIQTVTIGGRRDGTVQAYRLDVLQDSGCGGMASVLASLTALMAPGVYDIAKVEANARSVATNTAPVAAFRGAGRPEATAAVERAMDLFAAEIGMDPADVRRKNVVAPDKFPFRTSMGALYDSGEYAAALDKVLAGAGYEDLRREQQQRRDRGDVVQLGLGMSTYVEITGGGLEASGDDENATVEIHADGSATVLTGTSPHGQGHATAWAMLVSEQTGIPLEKVTVKHGDTDLIPKGGGTGGSRSLQLGGSAVFTTTQQLVELAKERAAALLEANPDDLVVDTENAGLGVVGTPGTSVSFADLAAKEELRAEGVFAAPGPTYPFGAHLAAVEVDTESGKVVLRRLVTVDDAGTVLNPLLFDGQRHGGLAQGVAQALFEEVLYDEDGNPQTTTFADYPIVSATELPSFELLTMETPTSYNPLGAKGIGEAATIGSTPAVQNAVVDALAHLGVRHVDMPLTPERVWSAVTAAGEGNA, from the coding sequence ATGGCTGCGGGTACGAGCATTCTGGGTACGAGAGTTCTACGTACAGAAGATCCGTCCTTCCTCACCAGGGGAGCCGTCTACACCGACGACATCGTCGACGACCGGCTCACCGGCGCCGTTTACGTGACGTTCGTTCGGTCACCGGTGGCGCATGGTCGGATCGTCTCGATAGACAAGACGGCGGCGTTGGCCGCCGAAGGCGTCGTCGACGTGGTGACCGCCGAGGACCTCGAAGGCGTCGGTCTGTTGCCGCCGCCACCGGGTAGCGCGCAGGGGAAGCAGATGCGGCGCAGCATCCTCGCCGCCGACGTGGTGCGGTTCGTCGGCGAGCCGGTCGCGGCCGTCGTCACCCAGGAGCGTTACCAGGGTGAGGACGCGGCCGAGCTGGTCGGCGTGGACATCGAGCCGCTGCCCGCCGTGGTCGATCCGCGGGAGGCGGCCAAGGACGAGGTGCTGCTCTTCCCTGACGCAGGCACCAACACCACGTACACCTCCGACCGCGAGTCGGACCCGACGATGTTCGACGACTGCGAGGTCGTCGTAACGCAGGAGGTCATCAACCAGCGCGTCGCCGCCGTGCCGTTGGAGGTACGGGCGATGGCGGCGGCTGCCGGTGCCGACGGACGTCTCGTCGTCTGGGCGCCCAGCCAGGGCGCGCAGGGGTTCAAGTCCACGATCGTCCGCGTCCTGAAGCAGGACGAGGACCAGGTGCACGTGGTCACCCCTGAGGTCGGTGGTGGCTTCGGCGCGAAGATCTTCCCGGACGCTGAGCACCTGCTCGTCCCGTGGCTGGCGAAGCGGCTCGACCGGCCGGTGCGCTGGGTCGAGACCCGCTCGGAGAACCTGTTGGCCATGCCGCAGGGGCGTGGCCAGATCCAGACGGTCACGATCGGCGGCCGCCGCGACGGCACCGTGCAGGCGTACCGCCTGGACGTCCTACAGGACTCCGGCTGCGGTGGCATGGCCAGCGTGCTCGCCTCGCTGACCGCGCTGATGGCGCCCGGCGTGTACGACATCGCGAAGGTGGAGGCGAACGCGCGCAGCGTTGCCACGAACACCGCGCCTGTCGCCGCGTTCCGCGGCGCCGGCCGGCCGGAGGCGACGGCGGCCGTCGAGCGCGCGATGGACCTCTTCGCCGCGGAGATCGGCATGGATCCCGCGGACGTGCGGCGGAAGAACGTCGTCGCCCCCGACAAGTTCCCGTTCCGTACCTCGATGGGTGCGCTGTACGACAGCGGTGAGTACGCGGCGGCGCTCGACAAGGTGCTCGCGGGTGCCGGCTACGAGGACCTCCGCAGGGAACAACAGCAACGCAGGGACCGCGGCGACGTCGTACAGCTCGGCCTCGGCATGTCGACGTACGTCGAGATCACCGGCGGCGGCCTGGAGGCCAGCGGCGACGACGAGAACGCGACAGTGGAGATCCACGCCGACGGCAGCGCAACGGTGCTGACCGGTACGTCGCCGCACGGCCAGGGGCACGCGACCGCCTGGGCGATGCTGGTGAGCGAGCAGACGGGCATCCCGCTGGAGAAGGTCACCGTCAAGCACGGCGACACCGACCTGATCCCGAAGGGTGGTGGCACCGGCGGGTCGCGCAGCCTGCAGCTCGGCGGTTCCGCGGTCTTCACCACGACGCAGCAGCTGGTGGAGCTGGCCAAGGAACGCGCCGCGGCGCTGCTCGAGGCCAACCCGGACGACCTGGTCGTCGACACCGAGAACGCAGGGCTCGGCGTCGTCGGTACGCCGGGGACGTCGGTGTCGTTCGCCGACCTGGCGGCGAAGGAGGAGCTGCGCGCGGAGGGCGTGTTCGCAGCGCCTGGACCCACGTACCCGTTCGGGGCGCACCTCGCGGCCGTGGAGGTCGACACCGAGTCTGGCAAGGTCGTGCTGCGCCGGCTGGTCACCGTGGACGACGCGGGCACCGTACTCAACCCGCTGCTGTTCGACGGTCAGCGCCACGGCGGTCTCGCCCAGGGCGTGGCACAGGCGCTGTTCGAAGAGGTGCTGTACGACGAGGACGGCAACCCGCAGACGACGACGTTCGCCGACTATCCCATCGTCTCGGCGACGGAGCTGCCCAGCTTCGAGCTGCTGACCATGGAGACGCCGACGTCGTACAACCCGCTCGGCGCGAAGGGTATCGGCGAGGCCGCCACCATCGGCAGCACGCCGGCGGTGCAGAACGCCGTCGTGGACGCACTGGCGCATCTCGGCGTACGGCACGTGGACATGCCGTTGACACCTGAACGGGTCTGGTCAGCGGTGACGGCTGCAGGGGAAGGGAACGCATGA
- a CDS encoding TRAP transporter small permease subunit, translating into MSEARRDWKSTSPLRVIENITLVLAAIALLLLVGVVTADAVGRYAFGAALPGAADMSELFFMPAVVFLTWAVAQRNRKHVAVDILHRRFGRRTSAVLDRFIDLLGLFLFVLVLMTSFTLARDQWSLWTVEEPSLPTGPSRAIVVLGAALMVLRLMVQIIKGRGESHGDDPTDGVSE; encoded by the coding sequence ATGTCAGAAGCACGCCGTGACTGGAAGAGCACGAGCCCGCTCAGGGTGATCGAGAACATCACTCTGGTGCTGGCCGCCATCGCACTGCTGCTGCTGGTGGGCGTGGTCACGGCCGACGCGGTGGGGCGGTACGCATTCGGTGCCGCCCTACCGGGTGCCGCAGACATGAGCGAGCTGTTCTTCATGCCCGCAGTGGTGTTCCTCACCTGGGCGGTGGCGCAGCGGAACCGCAAGCACGTGGCCGTCGACATCCTGCACCGCCGTTTCGGCAGGCGGACGTCGGCGGTCCTCGACCGGTTCATCGACCTGCTGGGATTGTTCCTCTTCGTCTTGGTGCTGATGACGTCCTTCACCTTGGCGCGTGACCAGTGGAGCCTCTGGACGGTCGAAGAACCGTCGCTGCCCACCGGGCCTTCGCGAGCCATCGTCGTGTTGGGTGCCGCGTTGATGGTCCTGCGCCTGATGGTCCAGATCATCAAGGGACGTGGCGAGTCCCATGGTGACGATCCAACCGACGGCGTGAGCGAGTAG
- a CDS encoding 2Fe-2S iron-sulfur cluster binding domain-containing protein → MRVDVGVNGTRYVDEVEPRLLLVHYLREVRGLKATNVGCDSSSCGACTVLVDGESVKSCTTLAAQADGREVTTVEGLAESDGSMHSMQQAFREEHALQCGFCTPGMVMASVGLLSENPKPTEEEIRLALEGNLCRCTGYHNIVRAVRRAAGTLDEDGANA, encoded by the coding sequence ATGAGGGTCGACGTCGGGGTAAACGGCACTCGCTACGTCGACGAGGTCGAGCCGCGGCTGCTGCTCGTGCACTACTTGCGCGAGGTGCGTGGGCTGAAGGCGACCAACGTCGGCTGCGACTCGTCGTCATGTGGCGCGTGCACGGTGCTCGTCGATGGCGAGTCGGTGAAGTCGTGCACGACACTCGCCGCGCAGGCGGACGGCCGTGAGGTCACCACCGTGGAGGGGCTCGCCGAGTCCGACGGCTCGATGCACTCGATGCAGCAGGCGTTCCGTGAGGAACACGCGTTGCAGTGCGGGTTCTGCACGCCCGGCATGGTGATGGCGTCGGTCGGCCTGCTGAGCGAGAACCCGAAGCCGACCGAGGAGGAGATCCGGTTGGCGCTCGAGGGCAACCTCTGCCGCTGTACGGGATACCACAACATCGTCCGCGCCGTACGCCGTGCGGCGGGCACGCTCGACGAGGATGGGGCGAACGCATGA
- a CDS encoding MaoC family dehydratase, with amino-acid sequence MEVYVEVRQRGRYFEELDQDAVYVHSPGRTISEADNTFFSTLTMNPASIHLDAAESAKTEFGERLVNSLFTLSTLVGLSIPQLTQTTTVANLGFSRVDFPRPVFVGDTLYARTTVIDKRLSKSRPEVGIVVFRHEGYNQRDELVAVAERTAMMKRLPEDTDD; translated from the coding sequence ATGGAGGTATACGTGGAAGTCAGACAGCGAGGTCGGTACTTCGAGGAGCTCGACCAGGACGCGGTGTACGTCCACTCACCTGGTCGGACAATCTCGGAAGCGGACAACACGTTCTTCTCGACCCTCACCATGAACCCCGCGTCGATACACCTGGACGCGGCCGAGAGCGCGAAGACGGAGTTCGGCGAGCGCCTGGTGAACAGCCTGTTCACCCTGTCCACCCTGGTGGGGTTGAGCATCCCGCAGCTCACCCAGACCACCACCGTCGCCAACCTGGGGTTCAGCCGGGTCGACTTCCCGCGTCCGGTGTTCGTCGGCGACACCCTCTACGCGCGGACCACGGTGATCGACAAGCGGCTGTCCAAGTCGCGGCCTGAGGTCGGCATCGTCGTCTTCCGGCACGAGGGGTACAACCAGCGCGACGAGCTCGTGGCGGTCGCGGAACGCACCGCCATGATGAAGCGGCTGCCTGAGGACACCGATGACTAG
- a CDS encoding phosphoketolase, whose product MTTGTEHELTLVDSYWRAANYLSVGQIYLLDNPLLREPLRPEHIKPRLLGHWGTSPGLNFCYAHLNRVIRSRDVDMIYVMGPGHGGPAAVANAWLEGTYSEIYPHVSRDEAGMQRLFRQFSFPGGIPSHVAPETPGSIHEGGELGYSLAHAYGAAMDNPDLVVACIVGDGEAETGPLATSWHSTKFLDPSRDGAVLPILHLNGYKIANPTVLARIPERELLALFEGYGYRPIVVSGHDPAVMHRAMADALGAALDQIAAIQYAARRDGTAERPRWPMLVLRTPKGWTGPREVDGLPVEDTWRSHQVPLAGTRTDPEHLAQLEHWLRSYRPEELFGEQGAPLVTLTGLAPEGPRRMSANPHANGGLLLRDLELPDFRDYAVPVERPGTSYAEATRALGGWLRDVVAANPGNFRLFGPDETASNRLDAVFQVTDKVWRAEVLDTDEHLGPHGQVLEVLSEHLCQGWLEGYLLTGRHGLFNSYEAFVHIVDAMFNQHAKWLKVTRDLPWRASIASLNYLLSSHVWRQDHNGFTHQDPGFLDVVMNKKPEIVRVYLPPDANTLLSVADHCLRSRDYVNVVVAGKQPALTWLPMEDAVAHCTRGIGIWEWASTAGGADPDVVLACAGDVPTLETLAAADLARRYLPELRVRVVNVVDLMRLQPATEHPHGMSDADYDAIFTTDKPVIFAFHGYPYLIHRLAYRRSGHQHLHVRGYKEEGTTTTPFDMVMLNDLDRYHLVMDIIDRVPGLGGSVGQLRQHLADLRMRHREYTREHGEDPADVRDWTWPD is encoded by the coding sequence ATGACAACGGGGACCGAGCACGAGCTGACTCTCGTCGACAGCTACTGGCGGGCCGCGAACTACCTCTCCGTCGGGCAGATCTACCTGCTGGACAACCCGCTGCTGCGCGAGCCGCTGCGACCGGAACACATCAAGCCGAGGCTGCTCGGGCACTGGGGCACCTCGCCCGGCCTGAACTTCTGCTACGCACACCTCAACCGCGTAATCAGGTCTCGCGACGTGGACATGATCTACGTGATGGGGCCGGGGCACGGCGGCCCCGCGGCCGTCGCGAACGCCTGGCTGGAAGGCACGTACAGCGAGATCTACCCGCACGTGTCCCGTGACGAGGCGGGCATGCAGCGACTGTTCAGGCAGTTCTCCTTCCCCGGCGGCATACCCAGCCACGTGGCGCCGGAGACACCGGGCTCCATCCACGAAGGCGGCGAGCTCGGCTACTCGCTCGCGCACGCGTACGGGGCCGCGATGGACAACCCCGACCTGGTCGTCGCGTGCATCGTCGGCGACGGCGAGGCGGAGACCGGGCCGCTGGCGACGAGCTGGCACTCCACCAAGTTCCTCGACCCGAGCAGGGACGGAGCCGTACTCCCGATCCTGCATCTCAACGGCTACAAGATCGCGAACCCGACGGTGCTCGCGCGCATCCCCGAGCGGGAGCTGCTCGCCCTGTTCGAGGGTTACGGCTACCGCCCGATCGTGGTCAGCGGGCACGACCCTGCGGTCATGCACCGGGCGATGGCCGACGCGCTCGGGGCGGCGCTCGACCAGATCGCCGCCATCCAGTACGCGGCGCGTCGCGACGGCACGGCCGAACGGCCGCGCTGGCCGATGCTCGTGCTGCGTACGCCGAAGGGGTGGACCGGGCCGCGCGAGGTCGACGGGCTGCCGGTCGAGGACACCTGGCGCTCGCACCAGGTGCCGCTCGCCGGCACGCGCACCGACCCCGAGCACCTCGCCCAGCTGGAGCATTGGCTGCGTTCGTACCGACCGGAGGAGCTCTTCGGCGAGCAAGGCGCACCGCTGGTGACGCTGACCGGCCTGGCCCCTGAAGGACCGCGCCGGATGAGCGCCAACCCGCACGCCAACGGCGGACTCCTGCTCCGCGACCTGGAGCTGCCCGACTTCCGCGACTACGCGGTGCCGGTGGAGCGGCCCGGCACGTCGTACGCGGAGGCGACCCGCGCGCTTGGCGGCTGGCTGCGTGACGTCGTCGCCGCGAACCCGGGCAACTTCAGACTGTTCGGTCCGGACGAGACCGCGTCGAACCGGCTGGACGCCGTCTTCCAGGTGACCGACAAGGTGTGGCGGGCCGAGGTGCTCGACACCGACGAGCACCTCGGCCCGCACGGCCAGGTGCTCGAGGTGCTGAGCGAGCACCTGTGCCAGGGCTGGCTGGAGGGGTACCTGCTTACCGGCCGGCACGGGCTGTTCAACAGCTACGAGGCGTTCGTGCACATCGTCGACGCGATGTTCAACCAGCACGCGAAGTGGCTCAAGGTCACCAGGGACCTGCCGTGGCGGGCGTCGATCGCGTCGCTGAACTACCTGCTCAGCTCGCACGTGTGGCGGCAGGACCACAACGGGTTCACGCACCAGGACCCCGGCTTCCTCGACGTGGTGATGAACAAGAAGCCGGAGATCGTCCGCGTCTACCTGCCGCCGGACGCGAACACGCTGTTGTCGGTCGCCGACCACTGCCTCAGGTCGCGCGACTACGTCAACGTCGTCGTCGCCGGCAAGCAGCCGGCACTGACCTGGCTGCCGATGGAGGACGCGGTCGCGCACTGCACGCGCGGCATCGGCATCTGGGAGTGGGCGAGCACCGCCGGCGGTGCCGACCCGGACGTCGTGCTCGCCTGCGCGGGCGACGTACCGACCCTGGAGACGCTGGCCGCGGCGGACCTGGCCCGGCGCTACCTGCCCGAACTGCGGGTTCGGGTGGTCAACGTGGTCGACCTGATGCGGCTGCAGCCGGCGACCGAGCACCCGCACGGGATGTCCGACGCCGACTACGACGCCATCTTCACCACCGACAAGCCGGTCATCTTCGCGTTCCACGGCTACCCGTACCTGATCCACCGGCTCGCCTACCGCAGGAGCGGACACCAACACCTGCACGTGCGCGGGTACAAGGAAGAGGGCACCACCACGACCCCGTTCGACATGGTGATGCTGAACGACCTCGACAGGTACCACCTGGTGATGGACATCATCGACCGGGTACCCGGCCTCGGCGGCAGCGTCGGGCAGCTGCGCCAGCACCTCGCCGACCTCCGGATGCGGCACCGCGAGTACACGCGGGAGCACGGCGAGGACCCGGCGGACGTACGCGACTGGACCTGGCCGGACTGA
- a CDS encoding enoyl-CoA hydratase/isomerase family protein, which yields MTEPVTYTKVGPVAWLTIDRPDARNALNQAVREGLMAGMRRFEDDANAAVLVLTGTGDRAFSAGGDLKEMAEQELAVPASDYVPIPGRNVEVSKPTIAAVNGVAFAGGFLLAQGCDLCIAADHARFAVTEVKVGRGAPWAVPLPWLVAPRVAMEILLTGDPVDAQRAYELGFVNRVMPYDELNDTAQAMGEQIARNAPLSVAAARRTVHLAMAAAHEQAYREADALWEPVYRSRDAQEGPSAFREKRAPQWSGS from the coding sequence ATGACGGAACCGGTGACGTACACGAAGGTCGGCCCTGTCGCCTGGCTGACCATCGACCGCCCCGACGCGCGCAACGCGCTCAACCAGGCGGTGCGCGAGGGCCTGATGGCGGGCATGCGCAGGTTCGAGGACGACGCGAACGCGGCCGTGCTCGTCCTCACGGGGACGGGTGACAGGGCGTTCTCGGCGGGCGGCGACCTGAAGGAGATGGCCGAGCAGGAGCTAGCGGTGCCGGCCAGCGACTACGTGCCGATCCCAGGCAGGAACGTCGAAGTGAGCAAGCCGACGATCGCCGCGGTAAACGGCGTGGCGTTCGCCGGCGGTTTCCTGCTCGCACAAGGATGTGACCTCTGCATCGCGGCCGACCACGCGCGGTTCGCGGTGACCGAGGTCAAGGTGGGCCGCGGTGCGCCGTGGGCGGTTCCGCTGCCGTGGTTGGTGGCGCCGCGCGTGGCGATGGAGATCCTGCTCACCGGCGATCCCGTCGATGCGCAGCGGGCGTACGAACTGGGCTTCGTCAACCGCGTGATGCCGTACGACGAGCTGAACGATACGGCCCAGGCGATGGGGGAACAGATTGCGAGGAACGCGCCGCTGTCGGTGGCAGCCGCACGGCGCACGGTGCATCTGGCGATGGCCGCCGCCCACGAACAGGCGTATCGCGAGGCCGATGCGTTGTGGGAGCCGGTCTACCGGAGCAGAGATGCCCAGGAAGGCCCGTCGGCCTTCAGGGAGAAGCGAGCCCCCCAGTGGAGCGGTAGCTAG
- a CDS encoding acyl-CoA dehydrogenase, giving the protein MDFELTEDQQSIRSAVRELAARFSDEYWQQIDDSHEFPWDFYNAFADAGWLGIAIPEEYGGGGLGITEAALLLEEIARSGAAMNGCSPLHLTIFGLNTIVKHGSEELRAEILPKAADGSLHVCFAVTEPDAGTDTTRISTFARRTGDGYVISGRKVWITKAAQSQKMVLVCRTTKREDVTKPTDGISLFLIDLDSPNIEMQVIPKMGRNAAQSYQVFIDDLEVPESARIGEEGKGFRYLLDGLNPERILLAHESYGIGHAALNKAATYANERIVFDRPIGQNQGVAFPLAEAYMRLESAGLIARKAAWLYDRGQPCGAEANMAKFLCADAAFQASDQAIQTHGGMGYAKEYNVERYFREARLMRLAPVSQEMVLNYVSNHVLQLPKSY; this is encoded by the coding sequence ATGGATTTCGAGCTCACCGAGGATCAGCAGAGCATCAGGTCGGCCGTACGCGAACTCGCGGCGCGCTTCTCCGACGAGTACTGGCAACAGATCGACGACAGCCACGAGTTCCCGTGGGACTTCTACAACGCGTTCGCCGACGCCGGCTGGCTCGGCATCGCCATCCCCGAGGAGTACGGCGGCGGCGGACTGGGGATCACCGAGGCCGCGCTGCTGCTGGAGGAGATCGCGCGGTCCGGGGCGGCGATGAACGGCTGCAGCCCGTTGCACCTCACCATCTTCGGCCTCAACACGATCGTGAAGCACGGGTCGGAGGAGCTGCGCGCGGAGATCCTGCCGAAGGCCGCGGACGGTTCGCTGCACGTCTGCTTCGCCGTCACCGAGCCGGACGCGGGCACCGACACCACGCGGATCAGCACGTTCGCGCGTAGAACCGGCGACGGGTACGTGATCAGCGGCCGCAAGGTCTGGATCACGAAGGCCGCGCAGTCGCAGAAGATGGTGTTGGTCTGCCGCACCACGAAGCGCGAAGACGTGACGAAGCCGACCGACGGCATCAGCCTGTTCCTCATCGACCTCGACTCGCCGAACATCGAGATGCAGGTCATCCCGAAGATGGGCAGGAACGCCGCACAGAGCTACCAGGTCTTCATCGACGACCTCGAGGTGCCGGAGTCGGCCAGGATCGGTGAAGAGGGGAAGGGCTTCAGGTACCTGCTAGACGGGCTCAACCCGGAGCGGATCCTGCTCGCCCACGAGTCGTACGGCATCGGCCATGCGGCGTTGAACAAGGCGGCGACGTACGCGAACGAGCGCATCGTCTTCGACCGTCCGATCGGCCAGAACCAGGGCGTCGCCTTCCCGCTGGCGGAAGCGTACATGCGGTTGGAGTCCGCCGGCCTGATCGCACGCAAGGCGGCCTGGCTCTACGACCGCGGCCAGCCGTGTGGCGCCGAGGCGAACATGGCCAAGTTCCTCTGTGCCGACGCCGCGTTCCAGGCGTCCGACCAAGCCATCCAGACGCACGGCGGCATGGGCTATGCGAAGGAGTACAACGTAGAGCGCTACTTCCGCGAGGCGCGCCTGATGCGGCTGGCGCCGGTGAGCCAGGAGATGGTGCTCAACTACGTCTCCAACCACGTCCTGCAGCTGCCGAAGTCGTACTGA